Genomic DNA from Larus michahellis chromosome 3, bLarMic1.1, whole genome shotgun sequence:
aatgtaTTATCCATTGCTCATGGAGATGAAGACAGACAGTTACTATCAGAGGGATTAACTTGATACTTCATCTCTCTCAGTTTAACTTACTGTGATATGAAAATGTTGCTGGCGTCAGCAGTTAGAATTCCTTTAGAGATTTATTTCATTGTTCGGTGGGAATTGTAAGAAAACTAGGTATTTGCTGTTTATACAATAGTTTTATATGGTTTTGATTTTGAATGTTTTAATGTTTCTCCCAGACTAGTCCAACGATGTGTACTGTGAATAGCTCAGATGCTACCTGGCTACTAAGACTTCCGAGACCTGTGAGAGAATGTGATTGGCAAAGGCCTTGGCAGGTGAGTGACTCTATATGTTCCTTTAGCTGTAGATACTACTGTGAAGAACCAGTTCAGGACACATGAAATCAGTATCTGTAACTGGGATCGCAGGATATTTGGGTGTAACTGAGCTTCTGTCTTGGCACTGGCCACCTAATACCCACTGAAGTTCTAGGGAGTGACCTGGTCGGTCTGTCTGCTCTCCAGGACTGCTGTCCCCAGCATGTGCCTGGGTTCGTTAGTGACTCCTACTTTGCAGGAACGTCTCTGTGCTTTTGTTCCTCCCTCCAAGGCACGCTCAGAAACGTGCATTACAGGAAGATGTGTGTGCTCTGTCCTTCCTGTCAGCTTTATGTAGCTTGAGGCCGTCTAGCATCCAAGTACTGCATGAATCTTCCAGAGGAAGCCAAAAGTTAATGCTAGTCAGCAGCATTAGCGGTCAGGAATGATACCACAGCCTACCTCGTATGCATGAGTAGGCTGCTAACTCAGTAAGCGGTGGTCTGATATTACAAGAGGTGCTTAAACTGTGAGTGGGTAGAATTGGACATATTttttagtatatatatatatatatatatctttctTCAAAGAAGCATGCCCAAACCATTAAACATACACATTATGCGTGTGTTGTGTAAGTGTAAAATCTTAGATATGTTTGTCATTGGGAAGGGGAATAAAGGACTCTGGAAATAGCAGTCCAATGGCTTTTACTGACTCCTTGCATCCTTTTGATGTAGTTTTATTGAGTTCCATCCAATTTGGTGTGTAGAAAGTTTCCCATAAAACAAGCTTGTAACTAATTAggatcatagactcatagaacagcccaggccggaagggacatctggagtgctgcgtccagttctgggctccccggttcaagaaggacagggaactgctggagaggatgcagcaaagggctaccaagatgatgaggggactggagtgcctctcttatgaagaaaggctgagggatttgggtctcttcagtctggaaaaaagaggactgaggggggaccttatcaacacttatcaatacttaaagggtgggtgtcaggaggatggggccaggctcttttcagtggtgcccggcaacaggacaagaggtaatgggcacgaACTTGAGCacagggagttccacctaaacatgaggaggaacttctttcctgtgagggtggcagagccctggcacaggctgcccagagaggtggtggagtctccgtctctggagacattccaaacccacctggacgcgttcctgtgcaacctgctttgggtgaccctgctctggcagggggattggatgagatgatctccagaggtcccttccaaccctacgattctgtgatgcggtgaccttgaaaggtcatctggtccaacctttcatgggaaagggataCTAgttgagattatctagcaccctgtccagtcgcatcttgaaaacctctggtGATGGGGGCTCTGACAAGTGCCcagggaggttgttccagtgaatgatcgatttctgtaaaaaatttctttcttctattaAGATTAAACTTCTCCCAGTGCAACTTGtacctgttgcctcttgtctGCTCCATGTGGCTTCTTGTGAAGAGAGCACCTCCGTCCTCTTTGTAACCATCCTTTCAGTACTGGCATACTGTGATGAGGTtcaccctgagccttctcttctccaggaacAAGAGACCTAACTCCTTTGGTTCTGTAAGGATTCTTCAGATGTGTATCATCCTGAAGGAAACCTTCTCACTTGTTGATCAATGTATATTCTGAGTATGTTCTCTTAGTGGTTCTTCTCAGCTGGAGAGATGGCCATGTCTTCCTGGTGCTGTTAAGGTATTAGTTTTAGAAGGTTTCTGTGATTATGTGAAGCAGATGTGTCAGGTGTAATGCAACATGCCAGTTGTTTCAAACAGTAGGATGAAAGGGTCTTAAAACATGCCAGAAAATTAGATTTCccctttctcatttgtttttggtggtgttttttttttctatgacttGTTTCCTCCCTGCTTGCTTTGATGTATGATGTCCAGGAGAAGAAACCTGTTGGAGTGTGGAGCTGGTAAATGGCGTCAAGGCAGATATGACTGGAAACTACACTGTTTAttggaattaaaaattaatattaaacactGGGAGTAGCAGgctaattttcctttctgtgcagtCTTGTGCTGCGCAGGCATGGTAGGCTTAGGCAAAAATGCGATGGCTGTAGCTTATTTTCTAAATGGCACAAGAAAGTTGCAGCAGGGATGACTCTGAATTAATTTATGGAAATCATGGGAGGTAAGCAGCAGGTTAAAGAGATGAAATGTGAATGTTTCAGCCCTGTCTCTGTCTTAGGTCTAAGTAAAACCAAGTCACTTGAGGATTAACTTGTGTTGgtagaaatatttaatatggaTGTACTGAAACTCATTTAAACTTTCAGtggggtcagggcaatcccaagcacaaacacaggctgggcagagaatggactgagagcagccctgaggaaaaagagctgggggtgttggttgatgagaagctcaacgtgagccggcaatgtgcactcgcagcccagaaagccaaccacatcctgggctgcatcaaaagcagcgtggccagccagcagggcaaggaaggggattctgcccctctactctgctctggtgagaccccacctgcagtcctgtgtccagctctggagccctcagcacaggaaggacatggacccgttggagcgggtgcagaggagggccataaaaatGATCAAAGCGTGGCTGTATCTGTATTGAAAATGAAGGTGCAGAGAGATGCCTCTTGCTGCCTTCATTGGCCACAAGTGAGCAACAGTGGCAAGGAGCAAGCGGTGGTGTGGTTGAGGTGAGGAGCGGCCAAGGAGGTGTATGGTCTGGTCCCACTGAATACATACATTCTAGTTCTTCCAGTACTCCTCTATTGCTACATTTAAGCTAATGATTCAGAGCAAGTCTTTCAAGGATTTGCCTCCCTGTGCTATTCTGCCACCTGGGTTATAGTGTAATGTGCCTTTAATCACAACACAAGTACTTATTTTGAATACAGAGGTAATTCTAACTCCTACTCTAGTCCTGCTTTTACTTCctgtgttttttggtgttttgttagGCAGCGGATGATGAAAGCCGAGACATCATTGCTTCTGCTCAGTGCATCTTggacagagaaaattattttgtgaggGTAAGAAGTGATAGCTCTTCTCCAACTTGCTGTATGCTTTCATGCGTGTCAATGTTTTTTCTCTCCATCAGTGATTCATGGTAACATGTCAATTGGTATTCTTGGAAAACTAAATTCTGGCCACCTCAGTCTCCTCAGGATATCCCCATGAGTGCATAGGGATAGCACAGAAGTGGTAACCCTAAATATGAGCTATTAGGAATCGTCTGTCTTTGGTGACTTACCTGCCTGTTTGCGTGTAACTTTTGTTCTGTGGGTGTGATTAGATGATGACGGTGGGCCTGTGAAtaaagcggggcgggggggcgctgATCTGATCTAGCAGAATGCCAGTGCTGCAGGGTGAATGTCCTTCTCCTGCTCCCTGTCTTGCATGGTCTGGTGTTTATCAGACCCCTGCTCTGATTGACTTCAGCTCACTAACCTGGTGGGAGAAAGTGAATGATTTTCTGCCAGTCTTGAACTACAGCTTAAAAATTAAGAGTCTGAATGACAGAGCTCGTTCAAGGGAGAGCTAGGAAACAAgtggtgggaagaggagagagggaggagcagAAAGAAGGGCTGGAAAACAGGGCCCTTGCAGCAGTGGCCAGTCAGATCAGGTCAGCCAAGCTGCGTACCTTCACGCGTGGACTCTTTCATGTGGTTGGCCAATAGGTTGtatggtttttattttccatttcttactTAGGAGGTGGACAGGTATTTGAGGCACAATGATTTCTTAAATCTGAGAAAGAAGGAGATCCTGTACAAGAAATGGCTTGAGGATGTTTCAGAGCCACTGCTACAGAAAATTCAGGACAAAATGGAAAGCCAGTCAAGCGAAGAAATACGGAAAAGGAAAGAACAACAACACTCTCTCTATTTAAACTACTGTAATAATAAGGTATCAACGAGAATTAAATTTCTGTCGTGGGGGTTGCATACAGAGGGGTGTGGACAAGATCAGGGGTCTAGCTGTTATTTCCTGCTCCGTTGAGTAGCCTGGAGTTCAGATGTGCCTTACCTGTAACTTACTCTTCTTAAGGACTTCTGTAATGGTGACATACATCATTACAGCTGTTTGAGTTCACCATCAGATACAAACAATAGCATTGTTTGGTGCAGTGAGCACGTGCTGGGGTCTGAATATGGTGAAACACTGTATTGTGGGGGGTTTCCCTCTGCAAGCCGGACCATTTAGAGGGAGAACCTTGAGCTCTGCCACCTGAAAGGAGTGGACCGCACTCTCATGCCTCAGGAGTTCAGCTAGAGCAGTACTGCAGTATGTTGGCAGAGCACGAGTGAAATAATTTCATGGCCTTGGATACTACTCATCAagcttcataaaagaaaaaaaagtgggaacAGGGAGACACTAACAATCTTCTTAAGTCTGCATGCAGGTGAACAGACCTAACTCCTGGATTCTGTACTTCCATGTGTTTCAGTACTCATAAAAATTGCAGTCACTGTAGGAAATACTTGCtggttttcttgatttttgcaCTGAATTTCACACCACTGTTGAGTATCAGATTCTGTGACACAACTTTCTGCATCTCAGGGATGGATATGTAGAGCAATAAGAGCAGTTACATCATCTGCTACAAATAGAATAGTATTTTATCTAGCGCAGGCTTTTGTTGTCAGTGGAAACCACTGCACAGTGGAGTTAAGAAACTGTAAACAAGTTTCCCATccagaaattaaaatgtcatgGGAGCTGTGGTGTTTTAATGAGGGCAAATGATCTCTTTTTCAAAGGTCTGATGTAAAAAATGCATGCATTTAAACTGCATGTAATGACAAAGAGCTGAAGTCCTGGGATTTAGGATACGTTGGGTGTACTGTACATATCTGGGTCTGCATCAGTCCATCTTGCAAGCTTCTGTGTCAGGTCAGGACATTGCTGGGTGTCCTCCAAAGCAATCACTGGTGTCCTGGGATGTGTCCTTCTCCCTGAGCAAGCACAGTAGCAGTGATCAGCCTCCATCTTTTCTCCTTGCTCTGTGATGTCAGCTCTACCATCAGCATGTCTGAAAAGCAGGCAGAAGCCCTTCAGAGTAACAGGACAATTAATTTGCATAAGTTTGCATTAATTGTGGCAGCAAATGATAAATTTTATAGAACTTGAGGCACTTCTGTGGAGTGGTTAATATACTGACTTCTAGCTGTGcattccccccttcttttttgtgcattttctcTTGCTCTCTTCCCTGCTATTAGGCTTCTGCTTGTCCTGTTCCCCAGTTCTCCTCACTTTCTTGTGTCTCTGTTACCGGTCCATTCCCACTTTCCATATCTATTCTTCTTCCTCCagtctttcctccctctttctctctcccgtCAACACTTCATGCTCAAGTCTCCCACTGTTTTGCCCCTCTTTCTTCTGTCAGACTCCGCAGTGCTGTATCTCACCTTGTTGCTTCTGATGATTCCTCCAAGTTCTCCACTGTCCTTTGCTTTCCAAAGCTGCCTTCTCCCCCCTTTCCTccattctctccctcccctctaaCTCTCTCCTTACTGTCCTTCCAGGTTCCTCCATCTCCGTCTTTCTTTCAGCTCaatttgctgccttctttttcGTGCCTCTCCATTGTTCCGGTCATCTGCTCATACGtggtttttttgccttaaatctttctccttttcatacTCATTTTCACCTCCTCCTTACCCCTAGTCCCAGGGACACGGACTGCAGATGCATGATGAGATGGCTGATCATAGCATGAAgatggcagcagctctgcttttcttctagcGCCAGCAGAAGTGCCGTGCTGCAGCCTGCAAGGAGGGGGAAGTTTCCCCAGCCTGGATTACTGCTGTGTTAGCCACAATTCAGTTTCTAGTGGTCCAGGATATTGTAGGCATTGTGTGCTGAAACGCTGCAGACTAAGAGACCCTTCTGTCTCGTTTTTGAGAGCAGGTTGTTGCTCTACTTTCTGTCAAGGGGTGTGTGAGTACTAATACATGGACTACACGAAGGGATCAAACATGGGTGTGCTACACAGCACCTGCACAATCAGCGGAGGTCTTGGCACATGTTGTAATGGGGCGATAAGTAATAATAAACCAAGGGGTGGCACTAAAACTTGGCAAATTGAGGTGTGTTAAGGACTTAAAGCTTTCCAGGGAAAGCAACAGGACGTAGTAAGCGCAGCTGCTGCTTGCTCTCTGGGGACCTGCCAGATCCTGGGGAACAGAAGCCCCTGCAGAGGCAGCTGTGGTCATGCTTAGCAGTAGCTTCAGCCCCGGAGCTGCCCAGGTGCCTGCTGAGTGTCTGGGAACATCACAGGCCTTTGGGGCCTGGCTCACTCGCCCATGTCAGCGCCTTCAACACAGTGACCTCTTAAACCTACTGCAGATCCTGCTTTTTTGGGTTTGGACCCGTCTTGCAGCGCTCCTGAACTGTTCATGTTAAAGTATGTTTTTTCCAACTCTCAACTCACTGAAATCGCACCCACAGATTGCCAAAAAGAACTGTGTAGGGCTGAGACCCAGAGGGCCAGGGGCTGaatgctcctttttcttcctgggaCCCCTGGAGAATCGTCTGCACAAGAAAGCCGAAAAACTTCATTTGCAAGTTTTTGGAAGAATGACTGAGAGTAGTAGGCAGAAGTATTTTATATGCTTGCCCTGTTCTTACTGTTCTTAGGGCATCGCTTGTGGCCTCtgttctctggggttttttgggttttttacttacatgttttgttttgtcatctgATGCAATTTAGGTATGTCCTGGCTTATTGGCTGTAAACAGTGCATTataatttggagaaaaaatgGTTGTAATTCACCTTCCTCAGGCTCAGAGTTGATCAGTGTGTCGACATCAGTAGCTGTTCAGCTCTTGAGAGCCTGTTCGATCTGGTGTTCTTTGGTCTTTGCATCAGTAGTAACACCAAGTGGTGGTACTTGCTGTTCCTCAGCTAACTCTGCTCATAGGGAACTTGAACTGCAGAATACGAAGTTTGTTGCAGGCAGAGTTCTTGATGAGATGGAGCTGTGGTCTGGACCATTAAGTACTTCTATATATCGATAGAAAAGCATGCTCATGACCTTGACTTGGAGCTCACATCTCGCAGACTAGTAACTTGCCTAGGGCTATGGATGGTGGGGGCTCAGtcacttctttcatttttcttttcttttctttctaatatctgtTTCCTTCTCAGTCAAAACATTTTCCCTTGAATGACACTTCCATTTTCTTGACTGCCCTGGTTGTGATTAGCATTTTAGCCTGTAATTATTTCTGGATGCTTCATGAAAtcatttattatgtatttatgCCTATGATAAATTAAAATGGATGGAGGTATTTTCCAGTTACACTTCAGTCACCTTCCTTCTGAGGTGCAGCATGTGAAAATTTGGGAGTCCTTTTCTCCTCCACCTCTGGTGCTCTGCTTCTACCATGCCTGGCTGTGTAATACCTAGTCTGGCTGCtctcttactatttttttttttttatatcagaatAGCTTCCAAGACCTGACTCACTTACCTGCTTCTCCCACAGGGCTATGTGGCTTTGGAAGCTTATGACCCATCAGAGTACGACCCGTTCTTCCTGAAGACATGTACAGACTGCTGGAAGGTGTGATGGTTGTTTCTGTCGTGAGGTTTAGACGCACCCTTTGACCAGCGGGAAGTTCATGGTTAGAGAGGAGGCAGAGCGTGTTACCGATGTGCTGCTATGGGACTGGCGTAGAGCAACACATTCTAGTTTTATGAACTGAACAAATAGgggtcccagctcctgctgcatttAAGCCCAAGACTGAAAATGGTTTTCACCAGGAGCATGCTTTGGATCCATACTAAGCCCAGATTTGGAGGCAGAGTAGGCAATGGCAGGGGAGGGAGGTTCTTCTTCATTTCAAATTCATTGTGGCAGTGTGGGAAGTGTCCTGTCTAAAGAGGGTTGGTGAGTTCCCAGGCAAGTGGAGTGTGTGCTCTGTAGAAGGAAAAAATCTACAGCTCGGATCATCTTTACAGAAGCTCACTCAAATGCACCAAAGACTTGGCTACCTAATAGAAGAGTTGGGTAGGACTCGGACACAAATCCATGGAGTGCAATTCTCTAAATCCCTTCTGGATGCTTTGAGATTTGGGCAGCTGTGGGGACTGAGCTGATACTTCATTGCAATGTGCCACGCAGGGTTCATCAAGATCAGCTGCCTCCAGGAGATCAGATCTCATGCCCATGGTCTAACTTTGTGGTGGAGTTGTTGAATGTGTTATGGCCTGCCTTAGGAGCTGAGATAGATACTCTGTTTTTCAGGCCACTCAGGTCTGCGCCTcttgtttttattaataaaaaatgaggtTGATGCTCTTTCCCTGCTAACCAACAGTACTTTGACAGTCACTCTGACTGTGGTCTTTCAGACTTTTTGACAAAGCGCCTATGTTGGTGCGTAAGCATGAAATAGCTGTCTCTGTCACAGGTTTCAATACCAACTTTACAGGATCCTCTGTTAGAAGACATTCAAAGAAAGTTTACTGAGACAGGCATTATCAAGCAGTGTGAGACAGGTATTTTAAACAATTGGTATCCCTTAGAAGTGTTTCATCAAGGGGGCCAGCCTTGCTTGTGACAGCAGATCCTCACACGAAACACTTTTTACTTTCCTGCCAGGAAGACCGTACTCTTCCAAAGAGCTGACCGAACTCAGTAAAGCAGAACGGCCGCTGCTTCCTTTGGGCCGACAACGTATGGATGCAGTTGAGTGGCTGAAGGTACCACATGCCTACATTGCTAGTGAGGTCCACCAAATGAGGAGGTAAGAGCTAATGTGGTGTTTATTGAGAGGCAGCACAACAGCTACAGTGGATGAGGCGGTTGTCCTGCTTTTTGCTAAAACTTAAATTTCATGGTGAATTCTGCTTTACTGTGTATTTCTCCTGAGAAAGGAGTGTTGGTGAAGGGAAAGCCTTCAGGTGTGCAGTGGACAGCAGGATGTACTGAAGTAGAGCGTTGCTGGTCAAGCTGAGCCTTGAAATAAAGTGGCTTTTGGTAGGGCGTTTTCTGCATGCAGCCAGTCCTACAGGTCAAGCCATGGAATATCTCCTGGGTGCTTTACTGGAAGATCTGAGAGGATTTCATGTTCATatttgctttgggtttgggtttattttttgctATTAGTTTCTAGATttttgggagcagagggaggtCATAATTGTGTCACAGactggctgaggttggaagggacctctctcAGTCATCgtgtccaacctcccctgccactgCCCAGGACCaagtctccaaggatggagaattcacaacttctctaggcagcctgtgccagtggaCTGTCACCTTCACAGTGGAACAGTGTTTCTTGATggtcagagggaacctcctgtgttccagtttgtccCCATTGCCTCTCCTCCTGTcaactgggcaccactgaaaagtacctggctctgttttctttgtactctcccttcaggtatttgtaaaggtattgatgagatccccccgagccttctcttctccacactAAACTGTCCCAGCTCTCTTGGCCAAAAGTGTCCCTTGAGGCTGGTCCTGTAAAGAAGCGCCTTGTGCTGAGGGAGCTACACCCCACTCCAGAAAGTTGCGTCCTATAGCTGAGCTTcataacagggtttttttggtgtacaGGCTGATTGGGCTCGATATACAGTCGAGCACTAATGGTGAACTGAACCGGCGCAGCGATGAGCTGCCTAAGCTGAGAAGAACAGAGAGCCCCAGCTGGCCTGCCCTGATAGAGAAGCATTTGGGGATCAGCCAAgagtgatttttactttttttttttttttaaattatgttgttgtttttttgaagtCCCAGTGCTCTTATTCACCCCTTTCGAAAGCTCTCTGGTTCCACCATTGCAGTATACAACATTTAAGGGAACTCCTGCTCCCCGGTGACAAGGATGTCAAAGCTGAACTGGGAGCCTGATGGCCTCCTGAACCGGGCCCActctctcccctgccagcccctgcccttgAGTTTTATGCCTCTTACTGGCCCAGGGCTTTACTCCAGCATGTTTAGAGCAGTTACAGGATAATGGTGCCTTCTAGAAGGAAAACTGGTCACAAAGACAAACGTTTCCTGGAGTGACTCAGTGTGGGGAAGAGCTagtgcagggagctctgctgcgCTACAGCGGCCTTCGTGTTGCATGACCTGGCAACAGTTTTCACTTCTGTTTAAAGGCGGAAAGTCATCAGCCACCACAAAGACAGTGAGAGCCAATGATGTCACCTGTCCTCTGGCTGACTGCAGCGGCAAGCACAGCCATCAGAAGGTACCATTTCCAAAATACACGACATCTTCTGCCAAAACAAG
This window encodes:
- the FAM228B gene encoding protein FAM228B, which codes for MAARDAGLPSAEGAGRPSAPPRPAAARGGRRCVLGLQPGSRSAGPSGGRFSSREAGLVQGFTASLSQKNKTTLSGRKSAKYGLKQESVAPLQTSPTMCTVNSSDATWLLRLPRPVRECDWQRPWQAADDESRDIIASAQCILDRENYFVREVDRYLRHNDFLNLRKKEILYKKWLEDVSEPLLQKIQDKMESQSSEEIRKRKEQQHSLYLNYCNNKGYVALEAYDPSEYDPFFLKTCTDCWKVSIPTLQDPLLEDIQRKFTETGIIKQCETGRPYSSKELTELSKAERPLLPLGRQRMDAVEWLKVPHAYIASEVHQMRRRKVISHHKDSESQ